In one Aeromicrobium erythreum genomic region, the following are encoded:
- a CDS encoding LysM peptidoglycan-binding domain-containing protein, protein MRLRWSGHLCWLVSVLVLLVRVPSVERTVAGLGASSFPTALTSLLELVLLTIAAWAAVALGLGLVGGRAAVVAARLLPRAVRGALVAGVVTTLSVGTAHAATSPSPDPSPAASTLDGLVLPDRPASEVHDTPPVGPPTQPAPDTVVVAPGDSLWNIAASRSGPRASVADVATSTEQWHQENREVVGPDPDLLQPGQRLTAPREPA, encoded by the coding sequence ATGCGTCTTCGGTGGTCCGGTCACCTGTGCTGGCTCGTCTCGGTCCTGGTGCTCCTCGTGCGGGTTCCGTCCGTGGAGCGCACCGTCGCGGGCCTGGGAGCATCGTCGTTCCCGACGGCGCTCACCTCCCTGCTCGAGCTCGTCCTCCTCACGATCGCGGCCTGGGCCGCCGTCGCGCTCGGCCTCGGTCTCGTCGGCGGCCGCGCGGCGGTCGTCGCGGCGCGGCTGCTGCCCCGTGCCGTCCGCGGCGCGCTGGTCGCCGGCGTCGTCACCACGCTGTCGGTCGGCACGGCGCACGCCGCTACGTCGCCGTCGCCCGACCCGAGTCCCGCCGCATCGACGCTCGACGGCCTCGTGCTCCCCGACCGCCCCGCGTCGGAGGTCCACGACACCCCGCCGGTGGGACCGCCGACGCAGCCGGCCCCCGACACCGTGGTGGTGGCTCCAGGCGACTCGCTCTGGAACATCGCCGCGTCACGTTCAGGCCCCCGCGCGAGCGTCGCCGACGTGGCCACGTCGACGGAGCAGTGGCACCAGGAGAACCGCGAGGTGGTCGGGCCCGACCCGGACCTGCTCCAGCCAGGACAACGCCTCACGGCACCGCGGGAGCCGGCATGA
- a CDS encoding helix-turn-helix domain-containing protein, with translation MSDATPRFLTLADVAEVLNVTVRQVYALVRSGELKGIQIGGRNQWRVENDQLEDYIRRQYARAEQAVADQPDDVTR, from the coding sequence ATGTCCGATGCGACTCCTCGGTTCCTCACCCTCGCCGACGTGGCCGAGGTGCTGAACGTGACGGTGCGCCAGGTGTACGCGTTGGTGCGCTCGGGCGAGCTGAAGGGCATCCAGATCGGCGGACGGAACCAGTGGCGGGTCGAGAACGACCAGCTCGAGGACTACATCCGCCGCCAGTACGCCCGCGCCGAGCAGGCCGTCGCCGACCAGCCCGACGACGTCACGCGCTGA
- a CDS encoding AAA family ATPase, whose translation MTSSPPRRVVLAAAGAGWEAAAVRAVEAAPDLQLVRRCVDVAELVAVAQTGDVAVAAVDLSVPGLDVETVRAVRAAGVRVVGLGPADRASALGADAVGASDDVVSALRTVRLRADDGPAADEPPGGTRDAAEPPRDGLVVAVWGPQGAPGRSTVALALADAMARTGRRCVLVDADTSGGAQAQQLGLLDEVSGLMAACRVANQGHEEQVEEHLQVVRDGFAVLTGLPRPDMWVHVRAAPLERVLRRLADTHDAVVVDVASCLEAPDGPGGGRDQATVTALQVADVVVVVGRADPVGLTRLVRGLHDLRDLVPDEPVVVLNQVRDSIGWSVEQLASTVHRLAGVRPLAALPQDGPTVDTAALRGATLAEVDPRSALVASVQTLATLVTRVRPVTLAAPTT comes from the coding sequence GTGACCTCCTCCCCGCCGCGACGGGTCGTGCTGGCGGCCGCCGGTGCAGGCTGGGAGGCGGCAGCGGTACGGGCCGTCGAGGCCGCGCCCGACCTGCAGCTCGTGCGTCGGTGCGTCGACGTCGCGGAGCTCGTCGCGGTGGCGCAGACGGGCGACGTCGCCGTGGCCGCGGTCGACCTGTCGGTGCCGGGGCTCGACGTCGAGACCGTGCGCGCCGTCCGCGCCGCCGGCGTGCGGGTCGTCGGGCTCGGACCCGCCGACCGCGCGTCGGCCCTGGGCGCCGACGCCGTGGGCGCGAGCGACGACGTCGTCTCGGCGCTGCGGACGGTCCGGCTGCGCGCCGACGACGGACCCGCCGCGGACGAGCCGCCCGGAGGGACGCGCGACGCGGCGGAGCCGCCGCGTGACGGCCTGGTCGTGGCCGTGTGGGGGCCGCAGGGCGCGCCCGGGCGCAGCACCGTGGCCCTCGCGCTGGCCGACGCGATGGCGCGCACCGGCCGGCGCTGCGTGCTCGTCGACGCCGACACCAGCGGCGGCGCCCAGGCGCAGCAGCTCGGGCTGCTCGACGAGGTGTCGGGCCTCATGGCGGCCTGTCGCGTGGCGAACCAGGGCCACGAGGAGCAGGTCGAGGAGCACCTGCAGGTCGTCCGGGACGGCTTCGCCGTGCTCACCGGGCTGCCTCGCCCCGACATGTGGGTGCACGTGCGGGCGGCGCCCCTCGAGCGCGTGCTGCGACGGCTGGCTGACACGCACGACGCGGTCGTCGTCGACGTCGCGTCCTGCCTCGAGGCGCCCGATGGGCCGGGCGGTGGTCGCGACCAGGCCACCGTCACCGCGCTCCAGGTCGCCGACGTCGTCGTCGTGGTGGGTCGGGCCGACCCCGTCGGGCTCACCCGTCTGGTCCGGGGACTGCACGACCTGCGCGACCTGGTGCCCGACGAGCCGGTCGTGGTGCTCAACCAGGTGCGTGACTCGATCGGGTGGAGCGTGGAGCAGCTGGCCTCGACGGTCCACCGGCTCGCCGGCGTCCGCCCGCTCGCCGCGCTGCCGCAGGACGGGCCCACGGTCGACACCGCCGCGCTGCGCGGGGCGACCCTTGCCGAGGTCGACCCGAGGTCGGCGCTGGTCGCCTCCGTCCAGACGCTGGCGACGCTCGTGACCCGCGTCCGTCCCGTGACGCTCGCCGCACCCACGACGTGA